CACAACCGCAGCCGCGAGCCGATCGACGAGCTGGCGGCCAAAGGTGCCGACCCGGCCTATAGTGCTGAGGAACTGGTGGGTAAGCTGGCTGCACCGCGCGCGATCTGGATCATGTTGCCGGCCGGTGCAGTGACCGAGCAGATGATTCAGAAGCTGGTTCCACTGCTTGCAGCAGGCGACACGATCATCGATGGCGGCAACACGATGTATAAGGACGACATCCGCCGGGCTGAGGTGCTGCAGCAGCAAGGCCTGAACTACATCGACCAGGGCACCTCGGGCGGCGTATGGGGCCTCGAAAACGGCTTCTGCATCATGGTTGGCGGCGAGGACGCACTGGTTAAGCGGCTCGAGCCGGCGTTCCTGACGCTGGCACCGACCGACGGCTACGTGCATTGCGGGCCGGTCGGCAGCGGCCACTTTGTCAAGATGGTGCATAACGGTATTGAATATGGCATGATGCAGGCCTATGCCGAAGGCTTCGAGATCATGCGCGCCAAGCAAGAGTTCGGCCTGAACCTGCATGCGATTGCGTCGGCCTGGCGCTACGGCAGTGTGGTGCGCTCGTGGCTGCTCGACCTGACTGAGGCAGCGCTGCGCGAGGACCCCGACCTGGCCGAGCTGAAGGGCTATGTGGACGATAGCGGCGAGGGGCGTTGGACCATCCACGCGGCGATGGAGCTGGATGTACCCGCGCCGGTGATCACGCTGTCGCTGTTCGAGCGCTTCCACTCGCGCCAGCCCGAGTCGTTCGCGGCGAAGGTGCTGGCGGCTATGCGCAAGGGCTTTGGCGGGCATGCGGTGAAAAAGGCGTAGCTGACCAGTTTTGAATTAGCTAACTCATAGCTCTAGGGCATTCGCCACTGGCGCGTATGCCTTTGGCAGCGCGGCACGTGCTCTATAGCTGTGTGCTGGTTTGCCGCGTGCAGTGCGGCAAAACCGCACACAACCGATCGTTCCGTACCGTGCTGCCGCAGGCACCAATCCGCGCAAGCGAAAGTCGTAAGCTCAAAACGAAAGAAGGGGGTAGAGCCATGCCAGCACCTGCCGTAGCCCAACCGGCGCGGCGCGCCGCACCATGCACCGTGGTGATCTTCGGCGCATCGGGCGACCTGACGCAGCGCAAACTGGTACCGGCGCTGTACAATCTGCGCCACGACGGCCTGTTGCCCGATGGGTTTGCGCTGGTGGGTTTTGCGCGGCGCGAGAAGAGCGACGAGCAATTTCGGGCCGAGATGCACGAGGGCGTGGCGGCGCATTCGCGCACGCAGCCGATCGACGAGGCCGATTGGGCTGGTTTCGCCGAGGCGATTCACTATCACACGGCCGCGTTCGACGACCCGGCCGGCTACGCGGGGCTGCGCACGCTGCTCGATCGGCTCGACAGTGCGCGCGGGGTGGCGCCGGGCCAAGGCAACCGGCTGTTCTACCTGGCAACTCCGCCCGACGCCTACCCGCGAATCGTGACGCAGCTGGGCGAAGCCGGCTTGAATGGGCCGCCACCAAGCCAGCGCGCCGCTGCAGGCTGGACGCGCATCATCATCGAGAAGCCATTTGGGCGCGACCTGGCCAGCGCGCAGGCGCTGAACGAGCATGTGCTGGCGATCTTCGACGAAAGCCAGGTCTACCGGATCGATCACTATCTCGGCAAGGAGACGGTGCAGAACATCCTGACTTTTCGGCTGGGCAATAGCATCTTCGAGCCGCTGTGGAACCGCCGCTACATCGACCACGTGCAGATCCTGGTGGC
The sequence above is drawn from the Candidatus Kouleothrix ribensis genome and encodes:
- the gnd gene encoding decarboxylating 6-phosphogluconate dehydrogenase; amino-acid sequence: MQAKRSSTMDIGIIGLGRMGAGMAERWLRAGHRVVVHNRSREPIDELAAKGADPAYSAEELVGKLAAPRAIWIMLPAGAVTEQMIQKLVPLLAAGDTIIDGGNTMYKDDIRRAEVLQQQGLNYIDQGTSGGVWGLENGFCIMVGGEDALVKRLEPAFLTLAPTDGYVHCGPVGSGHFVKMVHNGIEYGMMQAYAEGFEIMRAKQEFGLNLHAIASAWRYGSVVRSWLLDLTEAALREDPDLAELKGYVDDSGEGRWTIHAAMELDVPAPVITLSLFERFHSRQPESFAAKVLAAMRKGFGGHAVKKA